From the genome of Haloarcula taiwanensis:
AGAGTGACATCGAATGACGGCAGCGGCGCTTTGAGCCTGTTCTGGACAGTCTCTGGCGGTGTCCACTCCCCGCCGGGCCAGGAGAGTCGGGCGTCGCTGGCTGTGCCGGTTTCAGGGAGATCAAAGACCAGTGGTCCACCGGCCTCGGTGAACTGTTGGCCCCACTCACCGTCGCGATACAGCCCGTTCCTGAAGGTCTGTGGGCTGTACGTCGACCCGTTGAATCTGAGCGAGAACGCGGCGCGGTCTACTCCGGAGCCTTCGACAGTCACTGTGAGCACGAGGTACTGCCCATCGGCTGACTGGACATTGATAGAGTCAGTTCCCGGGACCACGACGCCGGGCATCACTACTGAGTCCGTAATCGTCACCGCGGGCAGCGGCCCGGTGTCAGTTTCGCTGATGGCCGGCGACGGGACCGGCGTCACTGTTTCGGTGTCAGCAGTCTCACCCTGACATCCTGCACCGGTGAGAGCCAGTCCACAGAGTGCCAGAACACGACGACGGTACATGGCTTTGCGTTGCCCTGCCCTGAATAAATGCCTTCAGAAGGCTCAGGTTCTGTTTTGACCAACGGTGCCCTGTCCGGCCCATAGATCGGTCCCCCCGCTCTGCATAGTTTGTATCATTAGCATTCAGGCGCTGGCTGCGTAAATAACATATTAATTAATGTTTGTGTCTAACCAAAAGCTTTTGACAATTCCATTGGTTTCAGTCAAACGTATATCAGGTCGGGGGATTGGGTGGCGGTACCATCCCTATGTGGTGATATCAATGAGCAAATCAACGAACGGCCGAACGGCCCCCAAATCGATGCGTCACAAACAAATACTCGACGTAGCGGCCGAGAACCCTGAGGCGTCCATCGCAGAGCTTGCGTCCGAAGTGCCGAGCGCGACAGCGGAACTGGTCGAGCGGGTCCTCGAAGAACACGGCGACCCAGCCGAGGCCGACGAGACCGACGAGTCTCCGAGTGAATCGTCCGCGGAGACGCAGTCGCATCCGGCCCCGGAGGACCTCTCCTCGACAGAACGAGAGACGCTCCGGGCGATTCGGCAACACCCCACCGCGTCCCAGCGAGACCTCGCAGAGAAGCTCGATGTGACTGCCTCGACTGTGAGCAATCGTGTCAACGGTATCGACGGGTTCGACTGGGCGAACCGCGAAACGTTCGCAAACGCTGTGTTTAGCGACGAACAGACCGATTCAATGTCCTCTGACGAGACTGAAACACTGGCATCCGAGAGCGAACCCCCGGAGTCACCGGACGCCCCCGACACCGGGGACGAACAAGTGTCAGAGACCGATACCGAGCCCGACGACGGCGACCGCTCGGCAGCGGTGGTCGAGACAGCGGCCGGCGAGGTGAATACCACGCTGACTACGTTCCAGTCGACTGTCGAGGACCTCTCCGCACAGCTGGCCGAGCTTGAAGGGCAGGTCGAAACCATCGCGGACGGTGGCGGCTCGCTGCAATCCAATCCGTTTCAGGATCCCGAGCTCGTCCATAAAGTCGTCCACGCGTGTATGAACTCCGAGCAGATATCCGAGGAGGAAGAGCTCCAGATTCTGGAGTCGCTGCTCTAGTTGTACTCACGCCACCGGTGGCCACACTCCTGGCACTTGAAAAACCGCGTCGGCGGTTCGTCGGCTGACCCGGTCTGTTTGATCGTGTACCACGCTTTTCCGTGCCCGCATTCTTCACAGGTCACGTCGTCGGCCGTCGGCTTGCCCTCGAAGTTCGAGCCCTCTTCGGTCTCTATCAGTTCGTCGCCGCTCTGTTCGTCCGTGGTGACGAACTCAGCCGCCCGGTCCTCGTCTTTCGCGACCCGCGCGCCACAGGACTGACAGACCATCTCGTCACCGTCGGCGTGCATCATCGAACCACAGTCGTCGCAGAACTGCATACACGCCCGTCCGACACCGAGGCAAAAAGCCGTTACTGCTCGTCCTCGATTTCGTGTTGCTCGGCGACGACCGGACAGTTCAGGAGCCGGACCGTCTCCATGTCGAGGAACTCCACGATTTCAGTCCCCTCGTTCGTGCAGTGTGCGTTCGGCGGTTCGGAGAAGTGTTCACACTGCTCGCAGTAGCGATGTTTCGACACCTCCGCGTAACGGCTCTCTGGCGCGGTCTCGCTATCGTCGTCGTCAGCGATTTCTGCCCACACCTTGTCGGCGTCGATGTGGTCGACATCGACCCGCTCGAATGCGCTGTCACCGCTGCCGAAGGGGTCTTCGCCGCGGTCGTCCATCCCCGAGAACGGGTCGTTCGGGCTAGGTGCCGACTCTGAAACAGGGCTGTCCGATTCAGCCGCCGAATCCGAACGGAACTCCGCCGTGTCGACAGCCGAGAGCAGGTCGTCAGCATCGGTTGCAGCGGGTTCACCGTTGGACCCGCTGTCGGCCGGTACGTCGCTCGATTCGCTGCCCGGCCAACCGTCGTCGGACGGCTGGCGTGTGTCTGTCGAGGTGTCCGCGTCGTCAGGTCCCGACCCGAGTCGCTCGAACGGGTCGCCCTCGCGGTCGTCACCGGAGTCGAGCGCTTCGAAGGGGTCTGGCTCGTCGTCACTCATTGTTCTCGCCCGGTTCAAGCTGTGCTGCGGCCACCAGCCGCGCCTTCGAGCGGATGATACCGCCCTCAGGCCGCACGTCCGACACCGTCGTGTTGCAGTGCGGACACTGGGGTTCGGTCAGGAGCCCGATCTCGACCTGCTCGTCACAGTTCGAACACCGTGCCGCTGAGATGTTCTCCTGTGCCGCGGCGCGTTTCAGGCGGTCGACCGCTTTTTGATTCTGGTCCCGGCCACCCTGGTCGTCGCGAAGGTCGCTGACGACCCAGGCGACGCGGGTGAGCTTGTCTTCGACATCATCGAGACGGTCGTCGATGTCGGCGATGCGCTCGTCCTGCGTTTCGAGCGAGTCAGTCACGTCACTTCGAAGCGCGGCGAGTTCCGTCTCTATCTGTTCAATCTCCTGTGTGAGTGCATCGATGCGGTCGAACTCCTCGTGGCTGTGGTCGGCAGGCGCTTTGGCGTCGGCCTCCCGTTTGACCTGTACGACGCGCTCGCGGACGTCTTCGATCTTCGTCTGGAAGTCTGCTTCCAGCGCCTCGAACCGATCAGCAAGCTGGCGTTCTACCGTGTCGACGATGTCCGGGACACGAGCGTTGACGGCGCTCTCGGTCGCCGCTTCGACTGAGCCGTTCAGCTTCTCGTCCACGGTCGCGGCGACGACGGCATCCAGTTCGTCCGACGACGGCTGGATGTGATCGCCCATCTCGCTGTCCGAATCGACCGTCGTCATGTATGCGGCCAGCAGTTGCTCCATGACGGCATCGCGAGACACGTCGAGTGTCTCGGCCTGCTCAGTCAGCCACTCGTCTAGATCTGCAGATAGCTCGACGTACACTCCCCCGTCATCAGTCGACTCGGAGGACATTACGACACCCTTGACGAACAAGACTGATAAGGGTTTACCGCCGATTTCAGATACCGAGAGTTGAAGCGATTCCGAAGCGCCGTTCTCGTTGTTCCCTGCCGACAGCTACTGCCGGCTGTCCCGCCGACTATCGCTATCGAATCTTGCGGACGTCGCTGATATCGAAGCCGGCATCGCCCAGTTCCGTCTCGAACTGAACGATGTCCTCGTCCTCGATCTGTGAGAGGACGCCACGGAACTGTTGAACGACGAGGGTTCGAGCCCGGGTGGAGCCGCCGGACTCCCACGCGAACTCCATCGTTCCGTGGGATGCGTCGACGAGTTGCCCGTATCGAACCGCCGACAGCGTCTCGGGATTGATGTGCAAGAGGAGCAGACAGCGCCACTGATGGGCCGCCTTCTGGAGCCCCTGGACGAGCGAGCTGATGTCCGCCCAGTCGATCTCCTCACCCATGGCGCTGACGAGGTCCGAAAGCGAGTCGATGATGACGAGGTTGTTCGCCGCCACCTCGTTCAGAACCATCCCGAGTGTGCCGAGCAGGTCCTCTCGCTCGTGGCGCGCCCGGAGGTCGGTAATCGACGCGGTTTCGTCTGCGTACCAGTCCCGAGGGACGGGGCTGATATGGAAATACCGCTCCGAGAGGTCGTGGAACTCGACCGCTTTGCTCCCTTTTTCGACTACGTTGTCGTCCATCGCCAGCCGCATCTCGCTGACCAGCTGTGTCTCGCTTGCGGTAAAGGAGATGTAATGGACTTCCTCCGGCGCGACGGCGTCGGTCGAGCGGTCGCCGTAGTAGAGGTCATGTAGCTCCCCGTCGACCTGCTCGAGCCCGTTGATGAGCGCGCTCGTGTGCATGAACTCCCGGGAGCCAGCACCGGCCTCGCCGGAGAGCAAGACGACGCTCCCGGCGGGTGCCCCACCGTTGATGATGGAGTCGAGCTGGCGGATTCCGAACGGGATTCGCTCCATACGTCCTCCTACCTACGCGGTCGCTTAAACGCTTGGCTGTCGCAGCGTCGTCGGCAGCGCGGCAGCGAGCCTGCAGACCGTCACCGCCAGACGGCACGGCCGACCCGAGTCTCCGAGAGGTCGAAGTCAAAGCGGTCCGTCCAGAGAAGGCCCGCTCCCAGCAGCGCGGCGATACCGACCGGCACCCAGTTCGCGTAAAAGAGGTTGATACCGCCCCACAGCAGGACAAAGCTCACCAGGTCATCGAGCATGAACGGACACGCTTCGAGCCGCTGTCGGAGCCCCGCACGGTCGAACCCGAGGTCGAACAGCAGGACGGCAACCGAGCCCGACAGGAGCCAGCCAGCGTAGTTCTGCCACGGAACGCCGTAGAACTGGGGCACCTCGTAGGTCCAGAACCCGATGGCCACGGCACCCGGATCAAGTACGAGATCGATAAGCATGACCGTCGAAAGCGTCGCCAGCAGCCGAACCGCGGTTGACGCCGCTCTGTTGCCGAGCAACAGCAAGACGAGCAGGTAAGCGTTCAGGACCAGCGGGAAGAAGAAGACCGGGAGGCCGAACGGTACCTCACCGAGCAACATTGGACCGAGGTCGACACCGTAGGTAAATTCGCCGTAGGGCCACCCGGTCCTGACACCGACAAGCTCGATGCCGTAGGAATACAGCGTCAGCGCGACCAGCGCCAGCCCGGCCCGGCGGTCCACGAGCGGGAAGACGCCGGCCACGAGGGGTAATCGCATCACGAACGTGCCAAAGAGGACGAAGTAGGGATTGAACGCGAGCGGATCGGGCAGGACTCCCTCAGCGCTGGCAAGCAGGGTGACCGCGCCGACGAGCGGAAAGACGACGGCGATGGTAAACCGGTTCTCGGTGACGAACTGGTCGAACTGCGCGGTCGCGTCGGTCTTTGTCTCCGGGAGCGTCCAGCCCGGTCGCGTCCGGTCTTTGCCGCTACCCATACAGCATCACCCACAGCGCGATGAGCGTGAACACCATGCCGACGATGGTGTTGATCGCGGGGTACCACCAGTAGGCCTCGTCGATGTCGACGCCGACGCCGAGAATCCCGAAGACGAGGCCGGGGTAGACGAGCAGTAGCAGGCCGAAGACCCAGTGCGTGAAGTTGAACGCGAACGACGCCATGAGCCAGCACATCACGCAGTAGTAGTAGGTGTTTGACTCGCCTAGGAACGTCGCCGTCGTCTGAATACCGGCCTCGCGGTCGGGTTCGATATCGGGAATCGCCGAGAAGGTGTGCATCCCCATCGCCCAGAGCCACGCGCCAACCACCGCCGTCGCCGGTGGGGCGACGCCTTCGATAGCGGTGTAGCCGATGACGCCGGGCAGGATGTACAGGCCGTTCGAGATGGAGTCGAGGAAGGGCGTCGTTTTGAACCGCAGTGGCGGGGCCGAGTACTCGACAGAGAGCGCAATCCAAGCGAGCAGGGCTACGACCCCGAGCGTCGGCAGCCCGAGCATAAACAGCAACGCGAGCGCGCCGCTGACAACGACGATGGCCGTGACAGCGCTGTCCCCGCGGTAGCTGACCTCGCGGCCCTCGTCTTTCTTGGGATTGTGTTCGTCGATGTCGGCGTCGAAGATGTCGTTGACGCCGTACAGGAACACGTTCCCGGGGATGGTGAAGTACAGAAACAGCGCGATAGCCAGCGGCGAGAACAGTTCGCCCGGGCCGTCGGCCGCATAACTGACGCCGACGATGACCGGGCCACCGAGGTACAGCCAGAACCGCGGCCGGGAGAGGCGCAACAGGTAGCCCACGAGCGTCTCTTCCGGCGGGATAACGGCGGTAATGCGGTCGGTCGGAAGTTCGGGCATTACTCAGGCGATATCCTCGATGAGCGCCTCTGCAGTGTGTTCACCGCTGATGAGACACATCGGCACGCCGATGCCGGGCGTCGTGAACGACCCCGTGAAGTAGAGGCCGTCGACGGCCGACGAGCGGTTGTTGGGCCGCAGCAGGGCCGTCTGGCGGAGCGTGTGGGCCAGACCGAGGGCCGTTCCCTCCGTGGCGTTGTACCGCTCACCGAAGTCGGAGACGGCGAACTGCTTCTCGTAGACGATGCGGTCGCGCAGGTCGACGCCGGTGTTGTCGGCGATGTCGGCCAGCACCTTCTCGCGGTACTCCTCACGTATCTCGTCGCCGTCGTGCAGTCCCGGCGCAATCGGGACCAGCACGAACAGGTTCGAGTGCCCGTCTGGGGCGACGCTGTCGTCGGTCTTCGAGGGCACACAGAGGTAGTAGGCCGGGTCGTCGGGCCAGGCCGGTTCCTCGAAGATGTCGTCGAAGTGAGGGTCCCAGTCCGTCGGCAGAACGAGTGTGTGGTGTTCCAGCGGCTCCACGTCACCCTCGACGCCCATGTACATGAGGAAGGCAGACGGCGCGTACGTCTTGTCGTCCCAGTAATCGTCGTCGTACTGGCGTTCGTGGTCCGGGAGGAGTTCACGCTCGGCGTGGGCGTAATCGGCGTTGACGACCACTTCGTCGGGGTGGGTCGTCTCGCCATGAACCGTCTCGACGAGGAATCCCTCCTTCCGTCGGGAAATCTCCGCGACCTCGGCGTCGGTCTCGTAGGTGACGCCGAGTTCTTCGCCGAGTTCGACCAGACCGTCGACGACTGCACCGACGCCGCCGTCGGGGTAGTACACGCCGAGGTTGAAATCGACGTGGCTCATCATGTTGTACAGCGCTGGCGTCGTTCGAGGTGAGCCGCCGAGGAAGACAAGCGTGTACTGCATTATCTGCTGGAGCTTCGGGTGCTCGAAGTAGTCCTCGACGTGGCTCTGCATCGAGCCGACGAGCTGGAGGCCGACCGGGGCGGCGGTCATCACGTCGAGGTCGACCCAGTCACGGAGCTTCGAGCGGTCCTTGTAGACGAACTTGTTCATCGCCGTCTCGTAGTGGCGTTCGCTGGTCGACAGATATTCTTCGAACGCCTCGCCCGCGCCAGGTTCGTACGCCTCGAACTTCTCGCGCATCTCGTCGTTGTTACCGGTCACGTCGATCTGGTCGCCGTCCTTGAAGAAGATACGGTAGTGCGGGTCGAGCCGCTGGAGGTCGTAGTAGTCGCGTGGCTCCTTGCCGAAGTACGCAAAGAAGCGCTCGAACACGTCGGGCATCAGATACCACGACGGCCCCATGTCGAACCGGAATCCATCCACCTCCAGCCGGGAGGCGCGGCCCCCGAGTTGCTCGTTTTTCTCCAGTAGCGAGACGTCCGCGCCTGCGTCCGCCAGGTAGCACGCGGCGGAGAGCCCACCGATGCCGCCACCGACAACGGTCACGTCTTCACCGGACAAGTCACTCATTACTAGAACTGAGGGGCTGGAACGTCAATAAATGAGCGGCCAAACTGCATCGGTATGGTATTCGTGGCCATATGTCGGGCCGCCGAGCGGCGCAGTGGGAGACGTATATGGGGATGGGGGCCAATCTGACACGTATGGAACCTGCTCTCTCAGCACTGGACGCATATCTCGACGACGCCGGCGTCGATGGCTACCTCCTCGATGCGGATTCCGAGGTGTCAGACCAGTACTATCTCTCGGGCTTTGACGCGCCGGACCCGTTCATCACGCTGTACGACGGTGAGACACGCCTTCTCTTCCCACGGAGTCTGGAGTTCGGCCGAGCCAAGCGCGAGTCGCGGGCCGAGACTGTCGAACGGTATGTCGACTTCGACCACCAGCAGAAAGTCGAGGAGTACGGCCCGGACGAAGCGGTCTCGCACGTCCTCGCGGACTTCCTCGCGGCTTACGACGTCGAGAGCGTGGCCGTGCCGCCGCGGTTCCCCCTTCGGACCGCGGACGGCCTGCGCGCACGCGGCGTCGACGTGACGGCCGACACTGACGGCATCGTCACGGAGATCAGAGCGACGAAGACAGAGACGGAAGTCGACCACATCCGGACGGCACAGCGGGCAAACGAAGCGGCGATGGCGGCGGCCGAGTCGCTGCTTGACGCGTCGGACATTGCGGAAGATGACACGCTCGAAGTCGACGGCGAGACGCTGACGAGCGAGCGGGTGAAAGAGGAGATCGAGGTGACGCTGCTCCGCAAC
Proteins encoded in this window:
- a CDS encoding HTR-like protein, producing the protein MERIPFGIRQLDSIINGGAPAGSVVLLSGEAGAGSREFMHTSALINGLEQVDGELHDLYYGDRSTDAVAPEEVHYISFTASETQLVSEMRLAMDDNVVEKGSKAVEFHDLSERYFHISPVPRDWYADETASITDLRARHEREDLLGTLGMVLNEVAANNLVIIDSLSDLVSAMGEEIDWADISSLVQGLQKAAHQWRCLLLLHINPETLSAVRYGQLVDASHGTMEFAWESGGSTRARTLVVQQFRGVLSQIEDEDIVQFETELGDAGFDISDVRKIR
- a CDS encoding peptidase M24 encodes the protein MEPALSALDAYLDDAGVDGYLLDADSEVSDQYYLSGFDAPDPFITLYDGETRLLFPRSLEFGRAKRESRAETVERYVDFDHQQKVEEYGPDEAVSHVLADFLAAYDVESVAVPPRFPLRTADGLRARGVDVTADTDGIVTEIRATKTETEVDHIRTAQRANEAAMAAAESLLDASDIAEDDTLEVDGETLTSERVKEEIEVTLLRNGCSLDETIVACGADAADPHDRGSGPLLAHEPIIIDIFPQDKMTKYHADMTRTFVKGEPSETVREWYDLTERAVDAAFDALEPGATGADVHDAVCDVYEDAGEPTLRDDDRTETGFIHSTGHGVGLDVHELPRLAPNGGELEPGHIVTIEPGLYDPDVGGVRIEDIAVVTPDGYENLTEYEIQFVV
- a CDS encoding transcriptional regulator, giving the protein MRHKQILDVAAENPEASIAELASEVPSATAELVERVLEEHGDPAEADETDESPSESSAETQSHPAPEDLSSTERETLRAIRQHPTASQRDLAEKLDVTASTVSNRVNGIDGFDWANRETFANAVFSDEQTDSMSSDETETLASESEPPESPDAPDTGDEQVSETDTEPDDGDRSAAVVETAAGEVNTTLTTFQSTVEDLSAQLAELEGQVETIADGGGSLQSNPFQDPELVHKVVHACMNSEQISEEEELQILESLL
- a CDS encoding transcription factor S, which produces MQFCDDCGSMMHADGDEMVCQSCGARVAKDEDRAAEFVTTDEQSGDELIETEEGSNFEGKPTADDVTCEECGHGKAWYTIKQTGSADEPPTRFFKCQECGHRWREYN
- a CDS encoding carotene biosynthesis protein; translation: MGSGKDRTRPGWTLPETKTDATAQFDQFVTENRFTIAVVFPLVGAVTLLASAEGVLPDPLAFNPYFVLFGTFVMRLPLVAGVFPLVDRRAGLALVALTLYSYGIELVGVRTGWPYGEFTYGVDLGPMLLGEVPFGLPVFFFPLVLNAYLLVLLLLGNRAASTAVRLLATLSTVMLIDLVLDPGAVAIGFWTYEVPQFYGVPWQNYAGWLLSGSVAVLLFDLGFDRAGLRQRLEACPFMLDDLVSFVLLWGGINLFYANWVPVGIAALLGAGLLWTDRFDFDLSETRVGRAVWR
- a CDS encoding lycopene elongase (UbiA prenyltransferase family catalyzes the transfer of a prenyl group to various acceptors with hydrophobic ring structures in the biosynthesis of respiratory quinones, hemes, chlorophylls, vitamin E, and shikonin), whose protein sequence is MPELPTDRITAVIPPEETLVGYLLRLSRPRFWLYLGGPVIVGVSYAADGPGELFSPLAIALFLYFTIPGNVFLYGVNDIFDADIDEHNPKKDEGREVSYRGDSAVTAIVVVSGALALLFMLGLPTLGVVALLAWIALSVEYSAPPLRFKTTPFLDSISNGLYILPGVIGYTAIEGVAPPATAVVGAWLWAMGMHTFSAIPDIEPDREAGIQTTATFLGESNTYYYCVMCWLMASFAFNFTHWVFGLLLLVYPGLVFGILGVGVDIDEAYWWYPAINTIVGMVFTLIALWVMLYG
- a CDS encoding phytoene dehydrogenase — protein: MSDLSGEDVTVVGGGIGGLSAACYLADAGADVSLLEKNEQLGGRASRLEVDGFRFDMGPSWYLMPDVFERFFAYFGKEPRDYYDLQRLDPHYRIFFKDGDQIDVTGNNDEMREKFEAYEPGAGEAFEEYLSTSERHYETAMNKFVYKDRSKLRDWVDLDVMTAAPVGLQLVGSMQSHVEDYFEHPKLQQIMQYTLVFLGGSPRTTPALYNMMSHVDFNLGVYYPDGGVGAVVDGLVELGEELGVTYETDAEVAEISRRKEGFLVETVHGETTHPDEVVVNADYAHAERELLPDHERQYDDDYWDDKTYAPSAFLMYMGVEGDVEPLEHHTLVLPTDWDPHFDDIFEEPAWPDDPAYYLCVPSKTDDSVAPDGHSNLFVLVPIAPGLHDGDEIREEYREKVLADIADNTGVDLRDRIVYEKQFAVSDFGERYNATEGTALGLAHTLRQTALLRPNNRSSAVDGLYFTGSFTTPGIGVPMCLISGEHTAEALIEDIA